A stretch of the Hippocampus zosterae strain Florida chromosome 18, ASM2543408v3, whole genome shotgun sequence genome encodes the following:
- the s100z gene encoding protein S100-Z isoform X2, which translates to MLSPVELITPSGGPLQLSTPTPPICGSLPDKQMPSQLEGAMDALIAVFYNYSGHDGDKYKLNKGELKQLLHTELTDFLTSQKDPLLVEKIMSDLDSNKDNEVDFNEFVVLVAALTVACNDFFQEQNKKTTK; encoded by the exons ATGCTCTCGCCTGTGGAATTAATTACCCCGTCGGGCGGACCCCTCCAGCTGTCAACGCCAACTCCCCCCATTTGTGGTTCCCTTCCTGACAAACAA ATGCCGAGTCAGCTGGAGGGCGCCATGGACGCGCTGATCGCCGTCTTTTACAACTACTCGGGCCATGACGGAGACAAGTATAAGCTGAATAAGGGGGAGCTCAAGCAGCTGCTGCACACCGAGCTCACGGACTTCCTCACG tcgcaGAAGGACCCACTGCTGGTGGAGAAGATCATGAGTGACCTGGACTCCAACAAAGACAACGAGGTGGACTTCAATGAGTTTGTTGTGCTGGTGGCTGCGCTCACCGTTGCCTGCAACGACTTTTTCCAAGAACAGAATAAGAAGACCACCAAATAG
- the s100z gene encoding protein S100-Z isoform X1 codes for MIEHRDGEGARGWKGRWSPWMLSPVELITPSGGPLQLSTPTPPICGSLPDKQMPSQLEGAMDALIAVFYNYSGHDGDKYKLNKGELKQLLHTELTDFLTSQKDPLLVEKIMSDLDSNKDNEVDFNEFVVLVAALTVACNDFFQEQNKKTTK; via the exons ATGATTGAACACCGAGATGGAGAAGGCG cACGCGGCTGGAAAGGAAGATGGTCGCCATGGATGCTCTCGCCTGTGGAATTAATTACCCCGTCGGGCGGACCCCTCCAGCTGTCAACGCCAACTCCCCCCATTTGTGGTTCCCTTCCTGACAAACAA ATGCCGAGTCAGCTGGAGGGCGCCATGGACGCGCTGATCGCCGTCTTTTACAACTACTCGGGCCATGACGGAGACAAGTATAAGCTGAATAAGGGGGAGCTCAAGCAGCTGCTGCACACCGAGCTCACGGACTTCCTCACG tcgcaGAAGGACCCACTGCTGGTGGAGAAGATCATGAGTGACCTGGACTCCAACAAAGACAACGAGGTGGACTTCAATGAGTTTGTTGTGCTGGTGGCTGCGCTCACCGTTGCCTGCAACGACTTTTTCCAAGAACAGAATAAGAAGACCACCAAATAG
- the s100z gene encoding protein S100-Z isoform X3 has product MPSQLEGAMDALIAVFYNYSGHDGDKYKLNKGELKQLLHTELTDFLTSQKDPLLVEKIMSDLDSNKDNEVDFNEFVVLVAALTVACNDFFQEQNKKTTK; this is encoded by the exons ATGCCGAGTCAGCTGGAGGGCGCCATGGACGCGCTGATCGCCGTCTTTTACAACTACTCGGGCCATGACGGAGACAAGTATAAGCTGAATAAGGGGGAGCTCAAGCAGCTGCTGCACACCGAGCTCACGGACTTCCTCACG tcgcaGAAGGACCCACTGCTGGTGGAGAAGATCATGAGTGACCTGGACTCCAACAAAGACAACGAGGTGGACTTCAATGAGTTTGTTGTGCTGGTGGCTGCGCTCACCGTTGCCTGCAACGACTTTTTCCAAGAACAGAATAAGAAGACCACCAAATAG